The following are encoded in a window of Sphingobium sp. AP49 genomic DNA:
- the dapA gene encoding 4-hydroxy-tetrahydrodipicolinate synthase has product MFSGSIPALVTTFRDGAVDEAAFRALVDWQIEEGSSALVPCGTTGESATMTVEEHNRVIAICVDQAAGRVPVIAGCGSNDTRIALEHMYAAQAAGADAALVVAPYYNKPNQDGVYQHFAYLAQRCDLPIILYNVPSRTITDIGVPVMHRLRQEYQSIVGIKDATGNLGRVTAQRLACGPDFCQLSGNDETALGFNAMGGRGCISVTANVAPRLVADFQAACAAHDWDGALALQDRLYPLHDALFSDSSPGPVKYALTRVRPDMPGELRLPITWPSESSRSAVDRALEIAGLV; this is encoded by the coding sequence ATGTTTTCCGGGTCGATTCCAGCCCTGGTGACCACTTTCCGCGACGGAGCGGTGGACGAGGCCGCCTTCCGCGCCCTGGTCGACTGGCAGATCGAGGAAGGGTCGAGCGCGCTGGTTCCCTGCGGCACCACCGGCGAAAGCGCGACCATGACGGTCGAGGAGCATAATCGCGTCATCGCCATCTGCGTCGACCAGGCGGCCGGCCGCGTGCCCGTGATCGCCGGTTGCGGATCGAACGACACCCGCATCGCGCTGGAACATATGTATGCGGCGCAGGCCGCTGGCGCCGACGCGGCGCTGGTCGTCGCCCCCTATTACAACAAGCCCAATCAGGATGGCGTCTATCAGCATTTCGCCTATCTGGCGCAGCGCTGCGACCTGCCGATCATACTCTATAATGTTCCCAGCCGCACGATCACCGATATCGGCGTGCCGGTGATGCACCGGCTACGCCAGGAATATCAGTCGATCGTCGGGATCAAGGATGCCACCGGGAATCTGGGGCGGGTCACCGCGCAGCGCCTCGCCTGCGGCCCGGATTTCTGCCAGCTTTCGGGGAATGACGAAACCGCGCTTGGATTCAACGCGATGGGTGGCCGGGGCTGTATTTCGGTCACCGCCAATGTCGCGCCGCGCCTGGTCGCCGATTTTCAGGCGGCCTGCGCCGCGCATGATTGGGATGGTGCCCTGGCGCTGCAGGATCGTCTCTATCCCCTGCATGACGCGCTGTTCAGCGATTCTTCACCCGGGCCTGTCAAATATGCGCTTACCCGCGTACGGCCCGACATGCCCGGCGAGCTTCGGCTGCCGATTACCTGGCCATCGGAATCGAGTCGTTCGGCGGTCGATCGCGCGCTGGAGATCGCCGGTCTGGTTTGA
- the smpB gene encoding SsrA-binding protein SmpB, whose product MARPRPATFDKKKIVAENRRARFDYFIEDVFEAGIALQGTEVKALRAGEGNIAESYAEVKGNQVFLVNSNIPEYSHGNRENHEPKRVRKLLLHEREIEKMHSAVSRKGMTLVPLMVYFNSTGRAKIELALAKGKQNHDKRDTIKDRDWKRDQQRIMKAHG is encoded by the coding sequence ATGGCCCGCCCCCGCCCCGCAACCTTCGACAAGAAGAAGATCGTCGCCGAGAACCGGCGCGCCCGTTTCGATTATTTCATCGAGGACGTGTTCGAGGCCGGCATCGCGCTGCAGGGCACCGAGGTGAAGGCGCTGCGCGCGGGCGAGGGCAACATCGCCGAAAGCTATGCCGAGGTGAAGGGCAACCAGGTGTTCCTGGTGAACAGCAACATCCCCGAATATAGCCATGGCAACCGCGAAAATCACGAGCCCAAGCGGGTCCGCAAGCTGCTGCTGCACGAGCGCGAGATCGAGAAGATGCACAGCGCCGTGTCGCGCAAGGGCATGACGCTGGTGCCGCTGATGGTCTATTTCAACAGCACGGGGCGCGCCAAGATCGAATTGGCCCTGGCCAAGGGCAAGCAGAATCACGACAAGCGCGACACCATCAAGGACCGCGACTGGAAGCGCGATCAGCAGCGCATTATGAAAGCGCACGGCTAA
- a CDS encoding DUF2062 domain-containing protein yields the protein MDNRFSRWWHANAPTRESLEKSRVLAPVAHRVLEPSLWRFTRRSVPRGVALGLFVGIFLLIPGVQIAGAALFALPFRANIPVAAAMTFLSNPATTPLILMASVWLGNWILGRSADASGFMALVDGHASIGQWCAWLFSEAAPAMLLGLFLISLACAVVGYVSADWFWRRRMGRKWQARKLRIGKRTESGALEEVAPI from the coding sequence ATGGACAATCGCTTCTCCCGCTGGTGGCACGCCAATGCGCCGACCCGTGAATCGCTGGAGAAGAGCCGCGTCCTCGCCCCCGTCGCCCACCGTGTGCTGGAACCTTCGCTGTGGCGCTTCACCCGCCGGTCGGTGCCGCGCGGCGTGGCGCTCGGCCTGTTCGTCGGTATCTTCCTGCTGATCCCGGGCGTCCAGATTGCCGGCGCGGCGCTCTTCGCCCTGCCGTTTCGCGCCAACATTCCGGTGGCTGCGGCCATGACTTTCCTGTCCAACCCGGCCACCACCCCGCTGATCCTGATGGCATCGGTGTGGCTGGGCAATTGGATACTGGGCCGCAGCGCCGATGCCTCCGGCTTCATGGCCCTGGTCGACGGCCATGCCTCGATCGGCCAATGGTGTGCCTGGCTTTTTTCCGAAGCCGCGCCGGCCATGTTGCTGGGCCTCTTCCTCATCTCGCTTGCCTGTGCCGTCGTCGGCTATGTCAGTGCCGACTGGTTCTGGCGCCGTCGCATGGGTCGTAAGTGGCAGGCGCGTAAATTGAGGATTGGCAAGCGCACCGAAAGCGGCGCATTGGAAGAAGTCGCTCCGATCTGA
- a CDS encoding ATP-binding protein — protein sequence MAARVKRDDDAWMAPPPSRAFLPLLILAALLSAAIVLYAIGDWALAAGFAATVVTIAALLAWYRRLYPAQISDRDAVPDWTVARAAADASSMAIAVTDRGGRLVCASDLFGEWFAGYPSPPAVTADMVLTDNLTAAARAAWRDGEAKVEGIAHGALRLDIDIARTGRSEDYLLWRFTPVRQPSALDDVHRLLTGEAGRQLGEAGIMGVMIGGEGRIRAANGAFLLRAAGRIDANITGRDFAAHMRVDDKGRLFLAREESGGLPLRLLQVPLRRASQPGGMQNGAQDGPMLLLLIDEPAGGGGTSALSYIETLLSLLPFGLAMADRDGRVLFVNNAFARAAGLKGGDKPSYPGDLVVREDQAAVADAVRRFAVGPQMSGDIAVRMRDQPEEPIALSLAGVRGLGEAAVLLSLKDNSEESKLKRQVAQATKMQAIGQLAGGVAHDFNNILTAIIGHCDLMLMRHTPGDSDYDDIQQIKSNSNRAAGLTRQLLAFSRQQTLRPQVLQLPDIVADVSNLLKRLLGEKVKLDVSHGRNLGAVRADPGQLEQVIVNLAVNARDAMPEGGTLNIQTYGVPANKVRDMRQQILPVGDYTALRVSDTGLGIPPDILSKIFEPFFTTKELGKGTGLGLSTVYGIVKQSGGYIFAESELGRGASFVIYLPVYAGADADAEQAASRAKAPVKRSETWGTGTVLLVEDEDMVRAVAERALVRQGYKVLTASDGEQGLEVLAGGEKIDLLISDVVMPNMDGPSMVARARRNFPDLPVLFMSGYAEEQLRKSIDIANVAFLPKPFSVNQLAEAARDALGTVPAPE from the coding sequence ATGGCCGCGCGGGTAAAAAGGGATGATGATGCGTGGATGGCACCGCCGCCATCCCGCGCCTTCCTGCCGCTGCTGATATTGGCTGCGCTGCTGTCGGCGGCGATCGTGCTCTATGCCATTGGTGACTGGGCGCTGGCGGCGGGTTTCGCCGCGACCGTCGTCACCATCGCCGCTTTGCTGGCCTGGTATCGACGGCTTTATCCTGCGCAGATTTCGGACCGCGATGCCGTACCTGACTGGACCGTCGCCCGCGCCGCTGCAGATGCTTCCAGCATGGCGATCGCCGTCACGGACCGGGGCGGGCGGCTCGTTTGTGCCAGCGATCTGTTTGGCGAATGGTTCGCCGGCTATCCTTCACCGCCTGCCGTTACGGCCGACATGGTGTTGACGGACAACCTGACCGCGGCGGCGCGGGCGGCCTGGCGCGACGGCGAGGCAAAGGTCGAAGGCATTGCCCATGGCGCCTTGCGCCTGGATATCGACATTGCGCGAACGGGCCGGTCGGAAGACTATCTGCTGTGGCGCTTCACCCCTGTGCGCCAGCCGAGCGCCTTGGATGATGTCCATCGCCTGTTGACCGGCGAGGCGGGGCGCCAGTTGGGCGAAGCGGGCATCATGGGCGTGATGATCGGCGGCGAAGGGCGCATTCGTGCTGCAAACGGTGCCTTCCTGTTGCGCGCGGCGGGGCGCATCGATGCCAATATCACCGGCCGTGATTTTGCCGCCCATATGCGGGTGGATGACAAGGGACGGCTGTTCCTGGCGCGCGAGGAGAGCGGCGGCCTGCCGCTGCGCTTGCTGCAGGTGCCGCTGCGCCGGGCGAGCCAGCCGGGCGGGATGCAGAATGGCGCGCAGGACGGCCCGATGCTGCTGCTGCTGATCGACGAGCCGGCCGGCGGCGGCGGTACGTCGGCGCTGTCCTATATCGAAACCTTGTTGTCGCTCTTGCCGTTCGGTCTGGCGATGGCCGATCGCGACGGGCGTGTGCTGTTCGTCAACAATGCCTTTGCCCGGGCGGCCGGGCTGAAAGGGGGCGACAAGCCCAGCTATCCTGGCGACCTGGTGGTGCGCGAGGATCAGGCGGCGGTGGCCGATGCGGTGCGCCGCTTTGCCGTGGGGCCGCAAATGTCGGGCGATATCGCGGTGCGCATGCGCGATCAGCCCGAAGAACCGATCGCGCTCAGCCTGGCCGGCGTGCGCGGCCTGGGGGAGGCGGCGGTGCTGCTCAGCCTCAAGGACAATAGCGAGGAGAGCAAGCTCAAACGGCAGGTGGCGCAGGCAACGAAGATGCAGGCGATCGGCCAACTGGCCGGCGGCGTTGCCCATGACTTCAACAATATCCTGACCGCCATCATCGGCCATTGCGACCTGATGCTGATGCGCCATACGCCGGGCGACAGCGATTATGACGATATCCAGCAGATCAAGTCGAACAGCAATCGCGCGGCGGGTCTGACTCGCCAGTTGCTGGCCTTTTCGCGTCAGCAGACGCTGCGGCCACAGGTGCTGCAACTGCCCGACATCGTCGCCGACGTATCGAACCTGCTCAAGCGCCTGCTCGGCGAGAAGGTGAAGCTGGATGTCAGCCATGGCCGCAACCTGGGCGCCGTGCGCGCCGACCCGGGCCAGCTCGAACAGGTGATCGTGAATCTGGCGGTCAATGCGCGCGATGCCATGCCCGAAGGCGGCACGCTCAATATCCAGACCTATGGCGTGCCCGCTAACAAGGTGCGTGACATGCGCCAGCAAATCCTGCCGGTGGGCGATTATACCGCGCTGCGTGTGTCCGATACCGGCCTTGGTATCCCGCCCGACATCCTATCCAAGATTTTCGAGCCCTTCTTCACCACCAAGGAACTGGGCAAGGGGACGGGGCTGGGCCTGTCCACCGTCTATGGTATCGTCAAGCAGTCGGGCGGTTATATCTTCGCCGAATCGGAACTCGGACGCGGCGCCAGTTTCGTCATCTACCTGCCCGTCTATGCCGGCGCCGACGCGGATGCGGAACAGGCCGCCAGCAGGGCAAAGGCGCCGGTCAAACGCAGCGAGACATGGGGAACCGGCACGGTGCTGCTGGTCGAGGACGAGGATATGGTGCGGGCCGTTGCCGAACGGGCGCTGGTACGCCAGGGCTATAAGGTGTTGACCGCCAGCGATGGTGAGCAGGGACTGGAAGTTCTGGCCGGCGGTGAGAAGATCGACCTGCTGATCTCCGACGTGGTCATGCCCAATATGGATGGTCCATCCATGGTGGCGCGCGCGCGCCGCAATTTCCCTGACCTCCCCGTGCTGTTCATGTCGGGCTATGCCGAGGAACAATTGCGCAAGTCGATCGATATCGCCAACGTCGCCTTCCTGCCCAAGCCATTTTCCGTCAACCAGTTGGCGGAAGCGGCACGGGATGCACTGGGCACGGTGCCGGCGCCGGAATGA
- a CDS encoding response regulator, translating into MADSKSILIVEDEAMIGMMLEDYLDALGYRLHAVAASVDEACAHAREGGFDAALLDCNLQGEKSWPVADILAQRAIPFVFATGGMADDLPPVHADRPTLAKPFTIGAVERALGKVLAD; encoded by the coding sequence ATGGCCGACAGCAAATCCATCCTGATCGTCGAGGATGAAGCGATGATCGGCATGATGCTGGAAGATTATCTCGATGCGTTGGGCTATCGGCTACATGCGGTGGCAGCATCGGTTGATGAGGCCTGCGCGCATGCCCGCGAGGGTGGGTTTGATGCGGCGCTACTCGATTGCAATCTGCAGGGGGAGAAGAGCTGGCCCGTGGCCGACATATTGGCACAGCGGGCGATACCCTTCGTGTTTGCGACCGGGGGCATGGCGGATGATTTGCCGCCCGTCCATGCTGATCGGCCAACCCTGGCCAAGCCCTTTACCATCGGTGCGGTGGAGCGTGCGCTGGGCAAGGTTCTGGCCGACTGA
- the recA gene encoding recombinase RecA has product MTAMLSLIDSKKTGTMDRQKALEAALAQIDRAFGKGSAMKLGSREKIEIEAISTGSLGLDIALGIGGLPKGRIIEIYGPESSGKTTLALHAIAEAQKAGGTAAFVDAEHALDPGYAKKLGVDIDELIVSQPDTGEQALEIVDTLVRSNAIDVLVVDSVAALVPRAEIEGEMGDSHVGLQARLMSQALRKLTGSISRSKCMVIFINQVRMKIGVMYGNPETTTGGNALKFYASVRLDIRRTGQIKDRDDIVGNTTRVKVVKNKVAPPFKQVEFDIMYGEGVSKLGEILDIGVKAGIVEKSGSWFSYDSVRIGQGRENAKTYLKEHPEMAVRLEKAIRGKTEEVAEGMMTGPEAEDDGE; this is encoded by the coding sequence ATGACCGCAATGCTCTCACTCATAGATTCCAAGAAGACGGGGACAATGGACAGACAAAAGGCATTGGAGGCGGCGCTCGCCCAGATCGATCGCGCCTTCGGCAAGGGTTCCGCCATGAAGCTGGGCTCGCGTGAAAAGATCGAGATCGAAGCGATTTCGACCGGCTCGCTCGGACTCGACATCGCGCTCGGCATCGGTGGCCTGCCCAAGGGCCGCATCATCGAGATTTACGGCCCCGAAAGCTCGGGCAAGACGACGCTCGCGCTGCATGCCATTGCCGAGGCGCAGAAGGCTGGCGGTACTGCCGCCTTTGTCGACGCCGAACATGCGCTTGATCCCGGCTATGCCAAGAAACTGGGCGTCGACATCGACGAACTGATCGTGTCGCAGCCTGATACCGGTGAGCAGGCGCTGGAGATTGTGGACACGCTGGTCCGCTCCAATGCCATTGATGTGCTGGTGGTGGACTCGGTGGCCGCCCTGGTGCCGCGCGCGGAAATCGAGGGCGAAATGGGCGACAGCCATGTCGGCCTGCAGGCGCGTCTCATGTCCCAGGCGCTTCGCAAGCTGACCGGCTCTATCTCGCGTTCCAAGTGCATGGTGATTTTCATCAACCAGGTGCGCATGAAGATCGGCGTGATGTACGGCAATCCGGAAACCACGACCGGCGGCAATGCGCTCAAATTCTATGCCTCGGTTCGCCTGGACATCCGGCGCACCGGCCAGATCAAGGATCGTGACGACATTGTCGGCAACACGACCCGGGTGAAGGTGGTCAAGAACAAAGTCGCTCCGCCTTTCAAGCAGGTCGAGTTCGACATCATGTATGGCGAGGGCGTTTCCAAGCTCGGCGAAATTCTCGACATTGGCGTCAAGGCCGGCATTGTCGAAAAATCGGGCTCCTGGTTCTCCTATGACTCGGTCCGCATCGGTCAGGGTCGCGAAAACGCCAAGACCTATCTCAAGGAACATCCCGAAATGGCGGTGCGTCTGGAAAAGGCGATCCGTGGTAAGACCGAAGAGGTTGCCGAAGGGATGATGACCGGACCCGAAGCGGAGGATGACGGCGAATAA
- a CDS encoding transglutaminase family protein, with the protein MRLAIEATLDYEFAEPTDVLLAVEAAAMADQHIVEQSHIIDNAGPLTNLMGGSAIGRRTWTRSGTGRMLSRYKALVDVARTPPDLFMLAKAPLPSLPQDVLPFIWPSRYCEADRFVSFVCSHFQGLDGGALVQALVGWVHDNLQYVPGSSDITTTAADTFVAQRGVCRDFAHLTAALIRSRDIPARLVSVYAADLDPPDFHAVVEVWLDGAWHLVDATGLAPIDGMVRIAVGRDATDIAFMTIFGGAQMNAQSIQVTRITEDG; encoded by the coding sequence ATGCGTCTCGCGATCGAAGCGACCCTTGATTATGAATTTGCTGAACCAACCGATGTTCTGCTGGCGGTGGAGGCGGCTGCGATGGCGGATCAGCATATTGTCGAACAGTCCCATATCATCGACAATGCCGGGCCGCTGACCAATCTGATGGGGGGCAGCGCGATTGGCCGACGGACCTGGACGCGCAGCGGTACGGGCCGGATGCTCAGCCGTTACAAGGCGTTGGTCGATGTGGCCCGCACGCCGCCAGACCTGTTCATGCTTGCCAAGGCGCCACTGCCCAGCTTGCCGCAGGACGTGCTGCCCTTCATCTGGCCCAGCCGCTATTGCGAGGCGGACCGCTTTGTCAGCTTCGTCTGCAGTCATTTTCAGGGGTTGGATGGCGGCGCCCTGGTGCAGGCGCTGGTCGGCTGGGTGCATGACAATCTGCAATATGTGCCCGGCAGTTCGGATATCACCACCACGGCGGCCGACACGTTCGTCGCCCAACGGGGCGTGTGCCGCGACTTTGCGCATCTGACCGCTGCGCTGATTCGATCGCGCGACATTCCGGCACGGCTTGTGTCGGTCTATGCTGCCGACCTCGATCCGCCTGATTTCCATGCCGTGGTGGAAGTATGGCTGGATGGAGCCTGGCATCTGGTCGATGCCACGGGACTTGCGCCGATCGATGGCATGGTCCGCATCGCGGTTGGCCGCGACGCCACCGACATAGCCTTCATGACAATCTTCGGCGGCGCACAGATGAATGCCCAGTCGATCCAGGTGACCAGAATAACGGAGGATGGCTAG
- a CDS encoding isocitrate lyase/phosphoenolpyruvate mutase family protein, with amino-acid sequence MTDTARKRADFRALHQDGFFLLPNAWDAGSAVRLAKLGFRAIASTSAGAAWAAGKDDGELSRDAVLAHLELLVAATDLPVNADFENGFADAPEDVAANVTLAAQTGIAALSIEDWSGSALYDLPLAVERITAAREAIDRVDPALMLVGRSENFRVPGMAPSESIARAVAYAEAGADCLFVPFLLDHGAVAELLAAVAPKPVNVVIHDYDTAGIAALAALGVRRCSIGASLAQISWAAFDDAAARLKAAEPA; translated from the coding sequence ATGACCGACACCGCCCGCAAACGCGCCGATTTCCGTGCCCTGCATCAGGATGGTTTCTTCCTGCTGCCCAATGCCTGGGACGCGGGCAGCGCGGTCCGACTGGCGAAGCTGGGCTTTCGCGCGATCGCGTCGACCAGTGCCGGCGCGGCCTGGGCAGCGGGCAAGGATGACGGCGAACTGAGCCGCGACGCGGTGCTGGCGCATCTGGAGTTGCTGGTCGCGGCGACCGACCTGCCGGTCAATGCCGATTTCGAAAATGGCTTCGCCGATGCGCCGGAGGATGTCGCCGCCAATGTGACGCTGGCGGCGCAGACCGGCATTGCGGCCCTGTCGATCGAGGACTGGTCGGGCAGCGCCCTCTATGACCTGCCGCTGGCGGTGGAGCGGATCACGGCCGCGCGCGAAGCGATCGACCGGGTCGATCCGGCGCTGATGCTGGTTGGACGCAGCGAGAATTTCCGCGTGCCCGGCATGGCGCCGAGCGAGAGCATCGCCCGCGCCGTCGCCTATGCGGAGGCGGGGGCCGACTGCCTGTTCGTGCCCTTCCTGCTGGACCATGGCGCCGTCGCCGAACTGCTCGCGGCGGTCGCGCCCAAGCCGGTCAATGTCGTCATCCATGACTATGACACGGCCGGCATCGCCGCGCTGGCGGCGCTGGGCGTGCGCCGTTGCAGCATCGGCGCCAGCCTGGCCCAGATCAGCTGGGCGGCGTTCGACGATGCGGCCGCGCGGCTGAAGGCAGCCGAACCGGCCTAG
- a CDS encoding DNA polymerase Y family protein: MSMDRTDSRTAHRYLALWFPFLPIDRLRIARPDLWAAQGDAPAVVVENVRGAMRLATLDADALAAGLTPGMTLADARAREPELRVFEADPHGDQDWLERLCDGCARYTPNAALDTGHGLMLDISGCAHLWDGEAELVQAATDRLERHGMRVRHAIAASPEAAHALARFPAAPAPDEDAAVRRLPVEALELEAESAVALRRAGLRTVGDLAARPAAALAARFGEEAVDALHALLGLGHRPLAPRRPRPAIRVERRFAEPMGSSAHAIKVVAEMAAEAGEQLAERGQGGRRFEAVFFRSDGLAFPIRVETSLPIRDAPAIMRLFQERIDSLSDPLDPGFGFDMLRLTVPRADPMAPTQLALEGGEARKSEGVEALVDRLSIRAGRVRIQRLEPRDSHIPEQAQLALPAVEHRAPEGWAPVGEPGDPPMRPLHLFDPPQPIDVIAEVPDGPPHRFRWRRTLHEVTRFEGPERIAPEWWQAKDGAIEGESTGRTRDYYRVEDARGRRYWIFRHGLYGVETIHPGWYIHGLFA; the protein is encoded by the coding sequence ATGAGCATGGACAGGACGGACAGCAGGACGGCGCACCGCTATCTGGCGCTCTGGTTCCCCTTCCTGCCGATCGATCGGCTGCGGATCGCGCGGCCTGATCTCTGGGCGGCGCAGGGCGATGCGCCGGCGGTGGTGGTGGAAAATGTCCGTGGCGCGATGCGGCTCGCGACGCTCGACGCCGATGCGCTGGCGGCGGGCCTCACCCCCGGCATGACGCTGGCAGATGCCCGCGCCCGCGAGCCGGAGCTGCGCGTGTTCGAGGCCGATCCCCATGGCGACCAGGACTGGCTGGAGCGGCTGTGCGACGGCTGTGCCCGCTATACCCCCAATGCCGCACTCGACACCGGTCATGGCCTGATGCTCGACATCAGCGGCTGCGCCCATCTGTGGGATGGCGAGGCGGAACTGGTGCAGGCCGCGACCGACCGGCTGGAACGGCATGGCATGCGCGTGCGCCACGCCATCGCCGCATCGCCCGAGGCCGCCCATGCGCTCGCCCGTTTCCCCGCCGCCCCCGCGCCGGACGAGGATGCAGCCGTGCGCCGCCTGCCGGTCGAGGCGCTGGAGCTGGAGGCGGAGAGCGCGGTGGCGCTGCGCCGGGCGGGACTGCGCACCGTCGGCGATCTCGCCGCGCGCCCAGCCGCCGCGCTCGCCGCCCGCTTCGGGGAAGAGGCGGTCGATGCGCTCCATGCGCTGCTGGGCCTGGGCCATCGCCCGCTGGCCCCCCGCCGCCCGCGCCCGGCGATCCGGGTCGAACGGCGCTTTGCCGAACCGATGGGCAGCAGCGCCCATGCGATCAAGGTCGTCGCGGAGATGGCGGCGGAAGCGGGCGAACAACTGGCCGAGCGCGGCCAGGGCGGTCGCCGGTTCGAGGCGGTCTTCTTCCGCAGCGACGGCCTTGCCTTCCCGATCCGGGTCGAAACGAGCCTGCCGATCCGCGACGCGCCCGCGATCATGCGCCTGTTCCAGGAACGGATCGACAGCCTGTCCGACCCGCTCGACCCCGGCTTCGGCTTCGACATGCTGCGCCTCACCGTGCCGCGTGCCGATCCGATGGCGCCGACCCAGCTCGCGCTCGAAGGGGGCGAAGCGCGCAAGAGCGAGGGCGTGGAGGCGCTGGTCGATCGCCTGTCGATCCGCGCCGGGCGCGTGCGCATCCAGCGGCTGGAACCGCGCGACAGCCATATTCCCGAACAGGCGCAGCTGGCGCTGCCGGCGGTCGAACATCGCGCGCCCGAAGGCTGGGCGCCGGTCGGTGAACCCGGCGACCCGCCGATGCGCCCGCTCCATCTGTTCGATCCGCCCCAGCCGATCGATGTGATCGCGGAAGTCCCCGACGGTCCGCCCCACCGCTTCCGCTGGCGCCGCACCCTGCATGAAGTCACCCGATTCGAGGGGCCGGAACGGATCGCACCGGAATGGTGGCAGGCCAAGGATGGCGCGATCGAGGGCGAAAGCACCGGCCGCACCCGCGACTATTATCGGGTCGAGGATGCCCGCGGCCGCCGCTACTGGATTTTCCGCCACGGCCTTTATGGTGTCGAAACGATCCATCCCGGCTGGTATATCCATGGCCTGTTCGCATGA